Proteins co-encoded in one Neovison vison isolate M4711 chromosome 9, ASM_NN_V1, whole genome shotgun sequence genomic window:
- the RAB14 gene encoding ras-related protein Rab-14, translated as MATAPYNYSYIFKYIIIGDMGVGKSCLLHQFTEKKFMADCPHTIGVEFGTRIIEVSGQKIKLQIWDTAGQERFRAVTRSYYRGAAGALMVYDITRRSTYNHLSSWLTDARNLTNPNTVIILIGNKADLEAQRDVTYEEAKQFAEENGLLFLEASAKTGENVEDAFLEAAKKIYQNIQDGSLDLNAAESGVQHKPSAPQGGRLTSEPQPQREGCGC; from the exons ATGGCAACTGCACCATACAACTACTCCtacatctttaaatatattattattg gaGATATGGGAGTAGGAAAATCTTGCTTACTTCatcaatttacagaaaaaaaat TTATGGCTGATTGTCCTCACACAATTGGTGTTGAATTTGGTACAAGAATAATTGAAGTTAGTGGCCAAAAAATCAAACTGCAGATTTGGGATACAGCAGGACAGGAGAGGTTTAGGGCTGTTACACGAAGCTACTACAGAGGAGCTGCGGGAGCACTTATGGTGTATGATATCACTAG AAGAAGTACATATAATCACTTAAGCAGCTGGTTGACAGATGCAAGGAATCTCACCAATCCAAATACT GTAATAATTCTCATAGGAAATAAAGCAGATTTGGAGGCACAAAGAGATGTTACATATGAAGAAGCCAAACAGTTTGCTGAAGAAAATG gctTATTGTTCCTTGAAGCAAGTGCAAAAAC GGGAGAGAATGTAGAAGATGCTTTCCTTGAGGCTGCCAAGAAAATCTATCAGAACATTCAGGATGGAAGCCTGGATCTGAATGCTGCCGAGTCTGGTGTACAGCACAAACCTTCAGCCCCACAGGGAGGCCGGCTAACCAGTGAACCCCAACCCCAGAGAGAAGGCTGTGGCTGCTAG